A stretch of the Uranotaenia lowii strain MFRU-FL chromosome 3, ASM2978415v1, whole genome shotgun sequence genome encodes the following:
- the LOC129752140 gene encoding uncharacterized protein LOC129752140: MGDDPDEGESSWAFGSRYNALNFPELTTTKENNKPKKRQANREQQKEVDFIKMARTDNNYNNGPRFLVLSRTDPNETMQNVSPFFIKKAMDAISPNVTISRLQEGKLLLKTVDGSQAKKLIKQTQLGGTINIAIKEHETLNCTKGTISCFDFKFVKDDEILEELRSEGVTAIDRIKRKNKDGNLEETNVLILTFNRSVLPQSINVGFYNCRVRQYISSPMKCTCCLRFGHKKDR; encoded by the coding sequence ATGGGCGACGACCCTGACGAGGGGGAGTCGTCATGGGCATTTGGCTCACGCTATAATGCCCTTAACTTCCCGGAATTAACCACAACGAAGGaaaacaacaaaccaaaaaaGCGGCAGGCGAATCGTGAGCAGCAAAAAGAAGTAGATTTCATCAAGATGGCTCGAACAGATAACAACTACAACAATGGTCCAAGGTTTTTGGTTCTCTCAAGGACAGATCCCAACGAGACAATGCAAAACGTGTCCCcattctttattaaaaaagcCATGGATGCAATTTCGCCCAATGTGACGATAAGCAGATTGCAAGAAGGAAAATTGCTCTTGAAAACGGTCGATGGTTCCCAAGCCAAAAAACTGATTAAGCAAACCCAACTTGGAGGTACCATCAACATCGCAATCAAAGAACATGAAACCCTCAACTGCACAAAAGGAACAATAAGCTGCTTCGACTTCAAATTCGTGAAGGATGACGAAATATTGGAAGAACTAAGGAGTGAAGGAGTTACTGCTATCGATAGAATAAAACGGAAAAACAAAGATGGAAATCTCGAAGAAACAAATGTTCTTATTTTGACATTCAACCGGTCAGTTCTTCCACAGTCTATCAATGTAGGATTCTACAACTGCCGAGTGCGACAGTATATATCATCGCCGATGAAGTGCACATGTTGCTTGAGATTCGGGCACAAGAAAGACCGTTGA